A region of Halosolutus amylolyticus DNA encodes the following proteins:
- a CDS encoding metal ABC transporter permease, with amino-acid sequence MTGSAAVVAITSVPYDALDWLIQRWSDELREIGAELGIEMLEYTFMHHAFLVGALIAVMAPLIGTFLVHRQLALIGDALAHTAFAGVAVGLFVNATFGTGISPYVTAVVVAMIAALAIELISEVTDAYNDVSMAIVLSTGFALGAVLISLNTGGLAVGINQYLFGNLATVSRENAIILVVLFVVVSLVVTLTYKQLLYVTFDETAARVAGLNVPWYNRLVAMLTAMVVVGAMQIMGVILVAAMLVVPVASAAQFARGFREALLASVVLAQLAVLVGITLSYQYETTAGGTIVLVAVGIYIGTILLGKVQSRRADVEETQPIPDEQTAD; translated from the coding sequence GTGACTGGGTCAGCCGCCGTGGTTGCGATCACGAGCGTTCCCTACGACGCACTCGACTGGTTGATCCAGCGCTGGAGCGACGAACTCAGAGAGATCGGTGCGGAACTCGGCATCGAGATGCTCGAGTACACGTTCATGCACCACGCGTTTCTCGTCGGTGCACTCATCGCCGTCATGGCCCCGCTGATCGGGACCTTCCTGGTGCACCGACAGCTGGCACTCATCGGCGACGCCCTCGCTCACACCGCGTTCGCTGGCGTCGCGGTCGGCCTGTTCGTCAACGCGACGTTCGGGACCGGCATCTCGCCGTACGTCACGGCCGTCGTCGTGGCGATGATCGCCGCACTCGCGATCGAACTGATCTCGGAGGTCACGGACGCCTACAACGACGTCTCGATGGCGATCGTCCTCTCGACCGGGTTCGCACTCGGGGCCGTGCTGATCAGCCTCAACACCGGTGGCCTCGCGGTCGGGATCAACCAGTACCTGTTCGGCAACCTCGCGACGGTGTCCCGGGAGAACGCGATCATCCTGGTCGTCCTCTTCGTCGTCGTCTCGCTCGTCGTCACGCTGACGTACAAACAGCTCCTGTACGTGACCTTCGACGAGACCGCCGCCCGGGTCGCCGGACTCAACGTGCCCTGGTACAATCGACTCGTGGCGATGCTCACCGCGATGGTCGTCGTCGGGGCGATGCAGATCATGGGCGTCATCCTCGTCGCCGCGATGCTCGTCGTCCCGGTCGCCAGTGCCGCACAGTTCGCGCGCGGCTTCAGGGAGGCGCTGCTGGCGTCGGTCGTCCTGGCACAGCTTGCAGTCCTCGTCGGCATCACCCTCTCCTACCAGTACGAGACGACGGCCGGCGGGACGATCGTTCTCGTCGCCGTCGGAATCTACATCGGAACCATCCTGCTCGGGAAGGTACAGTCCCGCCGGGCCGACGTCGAGGAGACGCAGCCGATCCCGGACGAGCAGACGGCGGACTAA